A section of the Primulina eburnea isolate SZY01 chromosome 1, ASM2296580v1, whole genome shotgun sequence genome encodes:
- the LOC140804987 gene encoding uncharacterized protein: protein MTAAGPKSWQRFREAFLKQYYPAEVRLQKLSEFEIFTQTPDMSVVEYTSQFNALGSYAPAIMADEVLKLHRFKKRLNSRIQSAPAVYQSANFSDLMGAAIRAETDIQCRKKEFKNKRPMISQSSRSNQTFKKPNQSGGPSKGPSPTSSYQDIKPCPTCHLRHRGECRKNSGVCFGCGKEGHRIAECPTATNQAAGPNKGTRPNTGANPNKPKEGKPNARIFSMTQEEADDANEVVSGTIQTQKVPAYELFDCGATHSFVSKRLAKKLGLKPELLAEPFRIATPTNKAIETQEIHRDCLISIGNQTFSADLIQIVMTDFDIILGMDWLARNNAIVDCKGKKVKLRTPNQKEIVFHGKSKEQKSLLSASQAWKAMKSGEDIYLAMVSEVQGEVKLKIEDISVSM from the coding sequence ATGACAGCTGCAGGACCAAAGAGTTGGCAGCGATTTCGAGAAGCTTTTCTGAAACAGTATTATCCAGCCGAGGTCAGACTGCAGAAACTGAGTGAATTTGAAATCTTCACTCAAACTCCGGATATGTCAGTCGTGGAATACACTTCCCAGTTCAATGCCCTTGGATCTTATGCTCCGGCAATCATGGCGGACGAAGTTTTGAAATTGCACCGTTTTAAAAAGAGATTGAACAGCAGGATCCAATCAGCTCCAGCAGTCTACCAATCCGCGAATTTTTCAGACCTAATGGGCGCAGCCATCCGTGCTGAAACTGACATCCAgtgcaggaagaaggaatttaaGAACAAAAGGCCCATGATTAGTCAGTCCTCACGCAGTAATCAGACTTTCAAGAAGCCTAACCAGTCCGGTGGACCATCTAAAGGGCCTTCGCCTACCTCAAGCTACCAAGATATTAAGCCTTGCCCAACTTGTCACTTACGACACCGGGGAGAATGCCGAAAAAACAGTGGTGTATGCTTCGGATGTGGGAAAGAGGGACACCGAATTGCCGAATGCCCTACTGCCACCAACCAAGCCGCCGGGCCCAACAAGGGAACAAGGCCAAATACAGGAGCTAACCCCAACAAGCCAAAAGAAGGCAAGCCTAATGCCAGGATCTTTTCCATGACTCAAGAAGAGGCCGACGACGCCAACGAAGTTGTTTCAGGTACCATCCAAACTCAAAAAGTGCCCGCTTATGagttatttgattgtggtgctacgcattcattTGTATCTAAGAGACTTGCTAAGAAACTAGGACTTAAGCCTGAACTATTAGCCGAACCTTTTCGAATAGCCACACCTACAAATAAGGCCATCGAAACTCAAGAGATTCACAGGGACTGTTTAATCAGTATCGGTAATCAGACTTTCAGCGCAGACCTAATACAAATAGTCATGACCGattttgacatcattctgggaatggattggttagccagAAACAATGCAATAGTGGACTGTAAAGGGAAAAAAGTTAAACTCCGAACCCCGAATCAGAAAGAGATCGTGTTTCATGGTAAATCCAAGGAACAGAAATCACTCCTTTCCGCGTCCCAAGCATGGAAGGCCATGAAATCCGGAGAAGATATCTACCTAGCAATGGTTAGCGAAGTGCAAGGAGAAGTCAAACTGAAGATAGAAGACATCTCAGTCAGTATGTGA